The following coding sequences are from one Mycolicibacterium aichiense window:
- a CDS encoding DNA-directed RNA polymerase subunit alpha, whose protein sequence is MLISQRPTLSEEVIAENRSQFVIEPLEPGFGYTLGNSLRRTLLSSIPGAAVTSIRIDGVLHEFTTVPGVKEDVTDIILNLKGLVVSSEEDEPVTMYLRKQGPGEVTAGDIVPPAGVTVHNPDMHIATLNDKGKLEVELVVERGRGYVPAVQNKASGAEIGRIPVDSIYSPVLKVTYKVEATRVEQRTDFDKLILDVETKNSISPRDALASAGKTLVELFGLARELNVEAEGIEIGPSPAEADHIAAFALPIDDLDLTVRSYNCLKREGVHTVGELVARTESDLLDIRNFGQKSIDEVKIKLHQLGLSLKDSPASFDPSEVAGYDVATGTWNSDAGYDLDAEQDYTETEEL, encoded by the coding sequence ATGCTGATTTCTCAGCGCCCCACACTGAGCGAAGAGGTCATCGCCGAAAACCGGTCGCAGTTCGTCATCGAACCGCTGGAGCCGGGATTCGGTTACACCCTTGGCAATTCGCTGCGGCGTACGCTGCTGTCGTCGATCCCCGGCGCGGCCGTCACGAGCATCCGCATCGACGGTGTGCTGCATGAGTTCACCACCGTGCCCGGTGTGAAGGAAGACGTCACCGACATCATCCTGAACCTCAAGGGACTCGTCGTGTCCTCCGAGGAGGACGAGCCGGTCACCATGTACCTGCGCAAGCAGGGCCCGGGTGAGGTCACTGCCGGTGACATCGTCCCGCCCGCCGGCGTGACGGTGCACAACCCGGACATGCACATCGCGACCCTCAACGACAAGGGCAAGCTCGAGGTCGAGCTGGTTGTCGAGCGCGGCCGCGGTTACGTGCCTGCCGTGCAGAACAAGGCCTCGGGTGCCGAAATCGGCCGCATCCCGGTCGATTCCATCTACTCGCCGGTGCTGAAGGTCACCTACAAGGTGGAGGCCACCCGCGTCGAGCAGCGCACCGACTTCGACAAGCTGATCCTGGACGTCGAGACCAAGAACTCGATCAGCCCGCGTGACGCCCTGGCCTCAGCTGGCAAGACACTGGTCGAATTGTTCGGTCTGGCACGGGAACTCAACGTCGAGGCCGAGGGCATCGAGATCGGCCCGTCGCCTGCCGAGGCCGATCACATCGCGGCGTTCGCGCTGCCGATCGACGATCTGGACCTGACGGTCCGTTCGTACAACTGCCTCAAGCGCGAAGGCGTGCACACCGTCGGCGAGCTGGTCGCGCGCACGGAGTCCGATCTGCTGGACATCCGTAACTTCGGCCAGAAGTCCATCGACGAGGTCAAGATCAAGCTGCACCAGCTGGGTCTGTCGCTCAAGGACAGCCCGGCCAGCTTCGATCCGTCGGAGGTCGCCGGCTACGACGTCGCCACCGGTACCTGGAACAGCGATGCGGGTTACGACCTGGACGCCGAGCAGGACTACACCGAAACCGAAGAGCTCTAA
- the rplQ gene encoding 50S ribosomal protein L17 yields MPKPTKGPRLGGSSSHQKAILANLATSLFEHGRIKTTEPKARALRPYAEKLITHAKKGALHNRREVMKKIRDKDVVHALFAEIAPFFADRNGGYTRIIKVEPRKGDNAPMAVIELVREKTVTSEANRARKSSAAKAAPVAAAAAPQAAVEPEEAVGPEAEESIEAVEAEDAGIADAQTAEAADEVAEEKAEESAEDSDADKS; encoded by the coding sequence ATGCCCAAGCCCACCAAGGGTCCTCGCCTCGGCGGGTCGTCCTCGCACCAGAAGGCGATTCTGGCCAACCTGGCCACATCGCTGTTCGAGCACGGCCGGATCAAGACCACCGAGCCGAAGGCGCGGGCGTTGCGTCCGTACGCGGAGAAGCTCATCACCCACGCCAAGAAGGGTGCGCTGCACAACCGGCGTGAGGTGATGAAGAAGATTCGCGACAAGGACGTCGTGCACGCTCTGTTCGCCGAGATCGCGCCGTTCTTCGCCGACCGCAACGGCGGCTACACCCGCATCATCAAGGTCGAGCCGCGCAAGGGCGACAACGCCCCGATGGCGGTCATCGAACTGGTGCGGGAGAAGACGGTGACCTCGGAGGCAAACCGGGCTCGCAAGAGCTCGGCCGCCAAGGCGGCACCGGTGGCAGCCGCTGCCGCGCCGCAGGCCGCGGTGGAGCCGGAAGAGGCCGTCGGCCCGGAGGCTGAAGAGTCGATCGAAGCCGTCGAGGCCGAGGATGCCGGCATCGCCGATGCGCAGACCGCCGAGGCTGCCGACGAGGTCGCCGAGGAGAAGGCTGAAGAATCCGCCGAGGATTCGGACGCTGACAAGTCCTGA